In the genome of Myxococcus stipitatus, one region contains:
- a CDS encoding diacylglycerol/lipid kinase family protein, with protein MTDIAVLVNLRARRGSEGVGGLVQRFLPRARVALTRSLEEARHWISDQLRPNPPSLLLAGGGDGTITGLLNELRAAGVALPAIGVLPMGTGNAWARVTGAPRPAVALKQIAAVGERLPPLRPFSLVRVDGKVAPFAGTGWDAEMIQDFKDQLAASGPLRSQQAGLRGYLSAMFTRTVPRHMFGSGNPRVSVYNMGDDALTVDARGNVIPVPGGQKGALLYEGPAGVAGAATTPEWGFGFKAFPFAEAVPGRLSVRVYGASVLEATRNMFRLWRGAHPMPHMHDWFVQRLRMDFDRDVPFQMGGDVIGLRRSVEFDLAGESVQLVDWHKLSRMVNA; from the coding sequence ATGACCGACATCGCGGTTCTCGTCAATTTGCGCGCACGCCGCGGCTCCGAGGGAGTCGGGGGGCTGGTGCAGCGCTTCCTTCCCCGAGCCCGCGTCGCGCTCACCCGCTCGCTGGAGGAGGCCCGTCACTGGATTTCCGACCAGCTGCGGCCCAACCCCCCGTCGCTCCTGCTGGCGGGAGGGGGCGACGGCACGATTACGGGGCTGCTCAACGAGCTGCGTGCGGCGGGCGTGGCCCTGCCGGCCATCGGCGTGCTGCCCATGGGCACGGGCAACGCGTGGGCCCGAGTCACCGGTGCCCCCCGTCCCGCGGTGGCGCTCAAGCAGATCGCCGCGGTGGGCGAGCGCCTGCCTCCGCTGCGTCCATTCTCCCTGGTGCGCGTGGACGGCAAGGTCGCGCCGTTCGCGGGCACGGGCTGGGACGCGGAGATGATTCAAGACTTCAAGGACCAGCTCGCCGCCTCGGGTCCGCTGCGCAGCCAGCAGGCGGGGCTCCGCGGGTACCTGTCCGCGATGTTCACGCGGACGGTGCCTCGGCACATGTTCGGCTCCGGCAACCCCCGGGTGTCCGTCTACAACATGGGCGACGACGCGCTCACGGTGGACGCGCGGGGCAACGTGATTCCCGTGCCAGGAGGGCAGAAGGGCGCGCTGTTGTATGAGGGCCCCGCGGGAGTCGCGGGCGCGGCCACCACGCCCGAGTGGGGCTTTGGCTTCAAGGCCTTCCCCTTCGCGGAGGCCGTGCCTGGCCGGCTGTCCGTGCGCGTCTATGGCGCCAGCGTGCTGGAGGCCACGCGCAACATGTTCCGCCTGTGGCGCGGTGCGCACCCCATGCCGCACATGCACGACTGGTTCGTCCAGCGCCTGCGCATGGACTTCGACCGCGACGTGCCCTTCCAGATGGGCGGCGACGTGATTGGCCTGCGGCGCTCGGTGGAGTTCGACCTGGCGGGGGAGAGCGTGCAGCTGGTCGACTGGCACAAGCTGTCGCGCATGGTGAACGCGTAG
- a CDS encoding NUDIX hydrolase — MSHTYEYPRPALTVDCVVFGLDEEDLKVLLIQRGVEPFAGRWALPGGFVRMDESLDEAARRELEEESGIRPGHLEQLFTFGSPERDPRGRVVTVAYFALVKLSAHVLRAATDAREAAWFSVWDTPKLAFDHADILNTALLRLKGKVRYQPIGFELLPPKFTLTQLQRLYEIVLERELDKRNFRKKILAMDLLEELDEVEQDVAHRAARLYRFDHKKYRQLEKAGFNFEL; from the coding sequence GTGAGCCACACCTACGAGTACCCGAGACCCGCGTTGACGGTGGACTGTGTCGTCTTCGGCTTGGACGAAGAGGACCTGAAGGTGTTGCTCATCCAGCGCGGCGTGGAGCCCTTCGCGGGACGCTGGGCCCTGCCCGGTGGCTTCGTGCGGATGGACGAGTCTCTGGACGAGGCCGCGCGGCGTGAGCTGGAGGAGGAATCCGGCATCCGCCCCGGGCACCTGGAGCAGCTCTTCACGTTCGGCTCGCCGGAGCGGGACCCTCGGGGCCGTGTCGTCACGGTGGCGTACTTCGCGCTGGTGAAGCTGAGCGCGCACGTGCTGCGCGCGGCCACGGATGCGCGCGAGGCGGCGTGGTTCTCCGTCTGGGACACGCCCAAGCTGGCGTTCGACCACGCGGACATCCTCAACACCGCGCTGCTGCGCCTCAAGGGCAAGGTGCGCTACCAGCCCATCGGCTTCGAGCTGCTGCCGCCCAAGTTCACGCTCACCCAGCTGCAGCGCCTGTACGAAATCGTGCTGGAGCGCGAGCTCGACAAGCGCAACTTCCGCAAGAAGATTCTCGCCATGGACCTGCTGGAGGAGCTGGACGAGGTGGAGCAGGACGTCGCCCACCGCGCCGCCCGCCTGTACCGGTTCGACCACAAGAAGTACCGGCAGCTCGAGAAGGCCGGCTTCAACTTCGAGCTCTGA
- a CDS encoding SDR family NAD(P)-dependent oxidoreductase, whose protein sequence is MSRGWKNRVVVITGASNDTGRATARALARKGVQLVLASRRAAPLGDLVRGCEALGVRALPVHLEGDGADAAQMLAWEAVRAFGHFDAWINNAGDYLTGSLEETPDDAFRQLLETHFLGTVQGTRAAVAWFRHQGYGTLVNVSSSQSGVPAPFVSAYAASRHAVRGFTASVRQELLGTGIHVCTVLPAAIDAPLWHHTANYTDWRLGPEEPVHAPERVARAILRVLREPQAEVQVGPPVRPWGRLARLAGTRHANRERQAPTAALYGDVSSRRKRSLRRLLVAGGVLATAAFLGGKRARSASPSGLFTHS, encoded by the coding sequence ATGAGTCGTGGATGGAAGAACCGCGTCGTCGTCATCACCGGAGCGTCCAATGACACGGGCCGCGCCACCGCGCGGGCCCTGGCGAGAAAGGGCGTCCAGCTGGTGCTCGCTTCCCGGCGAGCGGCCCCGCTGGGAGACCTGGTCCGTGGGTGTGAAGCGCTGGGGGTGCGGGCCCTCCCCGTCCACCTGGAGGGAGATGGCGCCGACGCCGCGCAAATGCTGGCCTGGGAGGCCGTGCGAGCCTTTGGCCACTTCGATGCGTGGATCAACAACGCGGGGGACTACCTCACGGGCAGCCTGGAGGAGACGCCGGACGACGCCTTCCGCCAGCTCCTGGAGACCCACTTCCTGGGGACGGTCCAGGGTACCCGTGCCGCCGTGGCCTGGTTCCGGCATCAGGGGTACGGCACCCTCGTCAATGTCTCGTCGTCCCAGTCCGGGGTTCCGGCGCCCTTCGTCAGCGCCTACGCCGCCTCGAGGCATGCGGTGCGAGGCTTCACTGCCTCCGTCCGCCAGGAGCTCCTCGGCACGGGCATCCATGTCTGCACCGTGCTGCCCGCCGCCATCGATGCCCCCCTCTGGCACCACACCGCCAACTACACCGACTGGCGCCTGGGCCCGGAGGAGCCGGTCCACGCGCCGGAGCGGGTGGCACGCGCCATCCTCCGCGTCCTCCGCGAACCCCAGGCCGAGGTCCAGGTGGGACCCCCTGTCCGGCCCTGGGGACGCCTGGCCCGCCTCGCCGGGACTCGACACGCCAATAGGGAACGCCAGGCCCCGACCGCCGCCCTGTATGGGGATGTCTCCTCCCGGCGGAAGAGGTCCCTGCGCCGGCTGCTCGTGGCGGGAGGGGTGCTGGCCACGGCCGCCTTCTTGGGGGGCAAGCGAGCTCGGAGCGCCTCTCCGAGCGGGTTGTTCACGCACTCGTAG
- a CDS encoding CARDB domain-containing protein, with amino-acid sequence MHARRWWAIALAGTLAGCIVERGPGDDPDWDDDGTGQPPRPRPTEPEPQSGPPDFRVEFLSGPSVLGAGEQQVRARLCNDGVASGTTEAAFFLTSSSSSASQLLLATSTRLSLRSRECREVTAFISAQATPEGRYTLNARVDPDGLVNESDEGNNTRQGDTLMVDRTPPETPQPTWGQAGSGTTRDLTMHMEAGATVRVYQGPGCTGREVANTVVGQSAYCEVPIRVPTTPGATYSARAYDSVGNASHCSPTVDYPYGGGGGTPRMAPVLLGTSPSSPGGSLQPVFSGRAEPLVSVEIFKNATCQGTAEQVLTTDDRGMFHVTMTVVKGGKVTVSARARDGGDYSTPSSCSNPLEYQNDGTPPEPPRIIDVKWQYLNTGRELWVTGTAEPFATVGLFIDVPCTGNPERTVQADAQGRFTASAPFGAGGSHRVFLAAKDAAGNISTCAEGPAYELRCPPGTADCDGLSSNGCEVDLTVNPNHCGACGNVCQDGPYAEGVCVAATCGNTCAPGYYDCDGKASNGCESRTVCQPSTCTIDKPSELMVTHLSVVEDPVRTAPGGAWHFGTVMRELTGGQDPSALVRAWLKTWLTKQMVNGLELPPRPEMQTKVLGPWEARSGGPSAPLDFNTAPFRLLAIVNRIDLRQPGLQAGEGRLIYGVVGPNGAPLEFTLILEYALPGGTPEAIQRWGADWHELGKVKVGNAGYNAKLQALTDRFTKAGVMSGRHLGSALNQIRTNEIEFEEPWEMREFVLSPLGLMPTTVKLTPAMHFENTPMLASFLTQNSADVLAERHVVPDSMGGIPFLGAHSLVPLDFFWRAPNVSNEVRHKFSLNTCSGCHSGETQTEFVHVAPRAKGAASVLSAYLRGTTVTDPVTKSVRPFDDLTRRAQDLKALVCTPTTGLRAAEWIPSNLPAARVH; translated from the coding sequence ATGCACGCGCGGCGGTGGTGGGCAATCGCGCTCGCGGGAACTCTCGCGGGCTGCATCGTGGAGCGCGGTCCTGGAGATGACCCTGACTGGGATGATGATGGCACCGGTCAACCCCCTCGGCCCCGACCCACGGAACCCGAGCCTCAATCAGGCCCCCCGGACTTCCGGGTGGAGTTCCTGTCGGGCCCTTCGGTCCTCGGCGCCGGTGAGCAGCAAGTCCGGGCGCGCCTCTGCAATGACGGCGTCGCCTCCGGCACCACCGAGGCCGCCTTCTTCCTCACCTCGTCTTCCTCCAGCGCGAGCCAGCTCCTCCTGGCCACCAGCACCCGACTGTCGCTGCGCTCCCGGGAGTGCCGAGAGGTCACCGCGTTCATCAGCGCGCAGGCCACGCCCGAGGGCCGCTACACCTTGAACGCACGCGTGGACCCGGATGGCCTGGTCAACGAGAGCGACGAGGGCAACAACACGCGCCAGGGCGACACGCTCATGGTGGACCGCACGCCTCCGGAGACGCCGCAGCCCACCTGGGGCCAGGCGGGCTCGGGGACGACGCGCGACCTCACGATGCACATGGAGGCGGGTGCCACGGTGCGCGTGTACCAGGGCCCGGGCTGCACCGGCCGCGAGGTGGCCAACACCGTGGTGGGCCAGAGCGCCTACTGCGAGGTCCCCATCCGCGTCCCCACCACGCCCGGCGCGACGTACTCGGCGCGAGCCTATGACTCCGTCGGCAATGCCTCTCATTGCAGCCCCACGGTGGACTACCCGTATGGCGGGGGCGGAGGCACGCCGCGCATGGCGCCCGTGCTGCTCGGCACGTCACCCAGCTCCCCGGGTGGCAGCCTCCAGCCTGTCTTCAGCGGACGCGCGGAGCCGCTGGTCTCGGTCGAAATCTTCAAGAACGCCACCTGCCAGGGCACGGCGGAGCAGGTGCTCACGACGGATGACCGGGGCATGTTCCATGTCACGATGACCGTGGTGAAGGGCGGCAAGGTGACGGTGTCCGCGCGCGCCCGCGATGGCGGCGACTACTCCACGCCGTCCAGCTGCTCCAACCCGCTCGAGTACCAGAACGACGGCACGCCTCCGGAGCCGCCGCGAATCATCGACGTGAAGTGGCAGTACCTGAACACGGGGCGCGAGCTGTGGGTGACGGGCACCGCGGAGCCCTTCGCGACGGTGGGCCTCTTCATCGACGTGCCCTGCACGGGGAACCCGGAGCGCACGGTGCAGGCGGATGCGCAGGGCCGCTTCACCGCGTCGGCGCCGTTCGGCGCGGGTGGGAGCCACCGCGTGTTCCTGGCGGCGAAGGACGCCGCGGGCAACATCTCCACCTGCGCGGAAGGCCCCGCGTATGAGCTGCGCTGCCCGCCGGGCACGGCCGACTGTGATGGCCTCTCCTCCAACGGGTGCGAGGTGGACCTGACGGTCAACCCGAACCACTGTGGCGCGTGCGGCAACGTGTGCCAGGACGGCCCCTACGCGGAGGGCGTCTGCGTGGCGGCGACGTGTGGCAACACCTGCGCGCCGGGCTACTACGACTGCGACGGCAAGGCGTCCAACGGCTGCGAGTCCAGGACGGTGTGCCAGCCCTCCACCTGCACCATCGACAAGCCGAGCGAGCTGATGGTGACGCACCTCTCCGTGGTGGAGGACCCGGTGCGCACCGCGCCCGGTGGCGCGTGGCACTTCGGCACGGTGATGCGGGAGCTGACGGGGGGACAGGACCCGTCCGCGCTGGTGCGCGCCTGGCTGAAGACGTGGCTGACGAAGCAGATGGTGAACGGGCTGGAGCTGCCGCCGCGTCCGGAGATGCAGACGAAGGTGCTGGGGCCGTGGGAGGCGCGCAGCGGTGGGCCCTCCGCGCCGCTGGACTTCAACACGGCGCCGTTCCGCCTGCTGGCCATCGTCAACCGCATCGACCTGCGTCAGCCGGGACTCCAGGCCGGAGAGGGCCGCCTCATCTACGGCGTGGTGGGACCGAACGGCGCGCCGCTCGAGTTCACCCTCATCCTGGAGTACGCCCTGCCTGGCGGCACGCCGGAAGCCATCCAGCGCTGGGGCGCGGACTGGCATGAGCTGGGCAAGGTGAAGGTGGGCAACGCGGGCTACAACGCGAAGCTCCAGGCGCTCACGGACCGCTTCACGAAGGCGGGGGTGATGTCGGGCCGCCACCTGGGCAGCGCGCTGAACCAGATTCGCACCAACGAAATCGAGTTCGAGGAGCCGTGGGAGATGCGCGAGTTCGTCCTCTCTCCGCTCGGCCTGATGCCCACGACGGTGAAGCTCACGCCGGCGATGCACTTCGAGAACACGCCGATGCTGGCCAGCTTCCTGACGCAGAACTCGGCGGACGTGCTCGCCGAGCGCCACGTGGTGCCCGACAGCATGGGCGGCATTCCGTTCCTCGGCGCGCACTCGCTCGTCCCGCTGGACTTCTTCTGGCGCGCGCCGAATGTGTCGAACGAGGTGCGCCACAAGTTCTCCCTCAACACGTGCAGCGGCTGCCACTCGGGAGAGACCCAGACGGAGTTCGTCCACGTCGCGCCTCGCGCGAAGGGCGCCGCCTCCGTGCTGTCTGCCTACCTCCGAGGCACCACGGTGACGGACCCGGTGACGAAGTCCGTGCGCCCGTTCGATGACCTCACGCGGCGCGCGCAGGACCTCAAGGCGCTGGTGTGCACGCCGACGACCGGGCTCCGCGCCGCCGAGTGGATTCCCTCCAACCTGCCCGCGGCCCGCGTGCACTGA
- a CDS encoding PEGA domain-containing protein produces MRAILFILSCILPLTAFAAPRRMVVASGDCKDAELGSQANAFLGALVSRPEQDILSATGFSERLFPQPHRSYEDLQRQLDAAQDHFYESRYGKAAQALDEALQQIVRLPVGEARWKLFEKAQLLHGLNYRAMGRVKESDAAFRNVLRLDPTHKLDPDFFAPSVRQAFDKLRKEQNTARKVKLSVRTIVPDAEVYLDGKKVGQTPLTLDVPAGTYDLTLVKDGAVSFPRQHQVQGVDTPLLVDLAYEGSVTATPFPCLAAPDRSDEKVLSHAVRLGGTVGVEEVIVVRLERPSSGPKWFAATVLNVEGGQKLREGGFKTQGMDAPAEALSALVDFVTTGRSHSNLLVMNANGRPPWEQPAKGGKSAVPGGAADLDASAPHTEGVAGSASSSTPGLRVASYVLMGAGVAALGGAGAVRLLAQKDVNDLEKRMQNGRILSTDQDSLRLRDSLIQKNNLLTGLLVGGGAAAVTGAVLFFVSPSQAAPPPVSVGVAADGEAVSAGLSGSF; encoded by the coding sequence ATGCGAGCCATCCTGTTCATCCTGAGCTGCATCCTCCCCCTGACGGCCTTCGCGGCCCCCCGCCGCATGGTCGTCGCCAGCGGTGACTGCAAGGACGCGGAGCTGGGCAGCCAGGCCAATGCCTTCCTGGGTGCCCTCGTGTCCCGCCCGGAGCAGGACATCTTGAGCGCCACGGGGTTCAGCGAGCGGCTCTTCCCCCAGCCCCACCGGAGCTACGAGGACCTCCAGCGGCAGCTCGACGCCGCCCAGGACCACTTCTACGAGAGCCGCTACGGCAAGGCCGCCCAGGCCCTCGACGAGGCGCTCCAGCAAATCGTCCGGCTCCCCGTGGGCGAGGCGCGCTGGAAGCTCTTCGAGAAGGCGCAGCTCCTCCACGGGCTGAACTACCGCGCCATGGGCCGCGTCAAGGAGAGCGACGCCGCGTTCCGGAACGTGCTGCGGCTCGACCCCACCCACAAGCTCGACCCGGACTTCTTCGCGCCCTCGGTGCGCCAGGCCTTCGACAAGCTTCGCAAGGAGCAGAACACCGCGCGCAAGGTGAAGCTCTCGGTGCGCACCATCGTCCCGGACGCGGAGGTCTACCTCGACGGGAAGAAGGTGGGTCAGACGCCGCTGACCCTCGACGTGCCCGCGGGCACCTATGACCTGACCCTGGTGAAGGACGGCGCGGTCAGCTTCCCCCGGCAGCATCAGGTGCAAGGCGTGGACACCCCGCTGCTCGTGGACCTGGCCTATGAGGGCTCCGTTACCGCCACGCCGTTCCCCTGTCTGGCCGCGCCGGACCGCAGCGATGAGAAGGTGTTGAGCCACGCCGTCCGGCTGGGCGGAACGGTGGGCGTCGAGGAGGTCATCGTCGTGCGCCTGGAGCGCCCCAGCAGCGGGCCCAAGTGGTTCGCGGCCACGGTGCTCAACGTCGAGGGGGGCCAGAAGCTGCGCGAGGGAGGCTTCAAGACCCAGGGGATGGATGCCCCGGCCGAGGCTCTCTCCGCCCTGGTGGACTTCGTCACCACGGGCCGCTCCCACTCCAACCTCCTGGTGATGAACGCCAACGGCCGTCCGCCCTGGGAGCAGCCCGCGAAGGGCGGCAAGTCCGCCGTTCCGGGGGGCGCCGCGGACCTGGACGCGTCGGCCCCCCACACGGAAGGCGTCGCGGGCTCCGCGTCCTCCTCCACGCCGGGACTGCGCGTCGCCTCGTATGTCCTCATGGGCGCGGGTGTCGCCGCGCTGGGGGGCGCGGGTGCGGTGCGCTTGCTGGCGCAGAAGGACGTGAATGACCTGGAGAAGCGGATGCAGAACGGACGCATCCTCTCCACGGACCAGGACTCGCTGCGGCTGCGCGACTCGCTGATTCAGAAGAACAACCTCCTCACCGGCCTGCTCGTGGGCGGTGGCGCCGCCGCGGTGACAGGGGCGGTGCTGTTCTTCGTGTCCCCGTCCCAGGCCGCGCCGCCGCCGGTGTCGGTGGGTGTCGCGGCGGATGGCGAGGCCGTCTCCGCCGGTCTGTCCGGTTCCTTCTAG
- a CDS encoding nicotinamidase, which yields MKKHLKELPMPGFYRAQHAGMYGYGADAGKLQREAGAWKGAHGLMAATSDVFNLHLLLIDVQKDFCFPEGSLYVAGRSGRGAVEDSQRIAEFIYRNLGALTNVTATLDTHFAYQIFFPSFWVDQDDQPLTPYREVTREQIERGQARPHPAMAKWLCGGNYPWLLKQVKYYCEELERAGKYTLYLWPPHCLLGGDGHALAGVVQEARLFHSYVRGMQSWAEVKGGNPLTENYSVLRPEVLSRHDGQPLAQRNTQFLKTLLTADAVVIGGQAASHCVKSSIDDLLGEIVAQDAALARKVYLLTDCMSAVTVPDGKGGFAADFTPQADAALKRFADAGMHLVKSTDPLTTWPDLRIG from the coding sequence ATGAAGAAGCACCTGAAGGAACTGCCGATGCCCGGCTTCTACCGGGCGCAGCACGCGGGGATGTATGGCTATGGCGCGGACGCGGGGAAGCTCCAGCGCGAGGCGGGGGCGTGGAAGGGCGCGCATGGGCTCATGGCGGCCACGTCGGACGTGTTCAACCTGCACCTGCTGCTCATCGACGTGCAGAAGGACTTCTGCTTCCCGGAGGGCTCGCTCTACGTCGCCGGCCGCAGTGGCCGGGGCGCCGTGGAGGACAGCCAGCGCATCGCGGAGTTCATCTACCGCAACCTCGGCGCGCTCACGAACGTGACGGCCACGCTGGACACCCACTTCGCCTACCAGATCTTCTTCCCGTCCTTCTGGGTGGACCAGGACGACCAGCCGCTCACGCCGTACCGGGAGGTGACGCGTGAGCAGATCGAGCGCGGCCAGGCCCGGCCCCACCCCGCGATGGCGAAGTGGCTGTGCGGCGGCAACTACCCCTGGCTGCTCAAGCAGGTGAAGTACTACTGCGAGGAACTGGAGCGCGCGGGCAAGTACACGCTGTACCTGTGGCCGCCGCACTGCCTGCTGGGCGGAGACGGCCACGCGCTGGCGGGCGTCGTGCAGGAGGCGCGGCTGTTCCACTCCTACGTGCGCGGCATGCAGTCGTGGGCGGAGGTGAAGGGCGGCAACCCGCTGACGGAGAACTACTCCGTGCTGCGGCCGGAGGTGCTCAGCCGGCACGACGGACAGCCCCTGGCCCAGCGCAACACCCAGTTCCTCAAGACGCTGCTGACGGCGGACGCGGTGGTGATTGGAGGCCAGGCCGCCAGCCACTGCGTGAAGAGCTCCATCGACGACCTGCTGGGCGAAATCGTCGCGCAGGACGCGGCGCTGGCTCGCAAGGTGTATCTGCTGACGGACTGCATGTCGGCGGTGACGGTGCCGGACGGCAAGGGCGGCTTCGCGGCGGACTTCACGCCCCAGGCGGACGCGGCGCTCAAGCGCTTCGCGGACGCGGGCATGCACCTGGTGAAGTCCACCGACCCGCTGACGACCTGGCCGGACCTGCGCATCGGCTGA
- a CDS encoding protein phosphatase 2C domain-containing protein has protein sequence MDTRTRLPFEVAAGSVVGREHARAGRNNQDAWCVRGSEHGVALVVADGCGSQACSELGAQLGVRGVAKAALTRLAEDGRVDEAGFLPGLREDVLCLLSELRGELGRDTLGDFLFTVVGAVVTPSHTLVFSAGDGVWSLNGEVHTLGPFPNNAPPYLAYALLRGDDTSFITRALVPTQDVHALMLGTDGVADLAKLSAASLPSSEETVGPLSRFWTEDRYFENPDALRRRLAMLNRESVRADFDARRLVRTPGLLPDDTTMVVLRRRAGRA, from the coding sequence ATGGATACACGAACTCGACTCCCATTCGAGGTTGCCGCGGGTTCGGTGGTCGGGCGGGAGCACGCCCGGGCGGGGCGCAACAACCAGGATGCGTGGTGCGTGCGGGGGAGCGAGCACGGGGTGGCGCTGGTGGTGGCGGATGGCTGTGGGAGCCAGGCGTGCAGCGAGCTGGGGGCGCAGTTGGGGGTGCGCGGGGTGGCGAAGGCGGCGCTGACGCGGCTGGCGGAAGACGGGCGTGTGGATGAAGCCGGGTTTCTTCCCGGGCTGAGAGAGGACGTGCTGTGTCTGCTGAGCGAGCTTCGGGGGGAGCTCGGCCGCGACACACTGGGGGACTTCCTCTTCACGGTGGTGGGCGCGGTGGTGACGCCCTCTCACACGCTCGTCTTCTCCGCGGGAGATGGGGTCTGGTCCCTCAACGGGGAGGTGCACACGCTGGGGCCGTTCCCCAACAACGCGCCGCCGTATCTCGCGTATGCGCTGCTGCGCGGAGACGACACGTCGTTCATCACGCGGGCCTTGGTGCCCACGCAGGACGTACACGCGCTGATGCTGGGGACGGATGGGGTCGCGGACCTGGCGAAGCTGTCGGCCGCGTCGCTTCCCTCCAGCGAGGAGACGGTGGGTCCGCTGTCGCGGTTCTGGACGGAGGACCGCTACTTCGAGAACCCGGATGCGCTGAGGCGCAGGCTCGCGATGCTCAACCGCGAGTCGGTCCGCGCGGACTTCGATGCGCGGCGGCTGGTGCGCACGCCGGGGCTGCTCCCGGACGACACGACGATGGTGGTGCTGCGTCGGCGGGCGGGGAGGGCGTGA
- a CDS encoding glycosyltransferase translates to MAGSPRVLLLAERFPPDIGGLARSGARTAGALARMGARVEVLAWTRSAAPGALSTSEDASGVTLHRLGLFGSTDLSMQHTLDVLGHLHSKRRYELVWGHYLSPPGFLAVVFAASVGIASTVSARGNDVDQQMFPPGDFARLLWTLQRADVLTAASADLGRKMSLLLGRDARVEVIPNAVDAQVFSPGPADPALRERLGIAPDEVVLGFSGELRHKKGLPFLLSALSEVRRVRPACLLVIGEVRPRDAEHLVAFRAEHPEDGARIVVSGALATTEDIAAHLRLCDVYLQPSLWEGMPNALLEAMACARPVIASDAGGIPEAVDSKHNGFLVPKALLNHLGQACLDVLSMSDAQRAAMGAAARERILERFVADNEAEALRRVLTRAIPSPPG, encoded by the coding sequence ATGGCTGGCTCCCCCCGCGTGCTCCTCCTCGCTGAACGCTTCCCGCCCGATATCGGAGGACTCGCCCGCAGCGGGGCGCGGACCGCCGGGGCGCTCGCGAGGATGGGCGCGCGCGTGGAGGTGCTCGCGTGGACGCGCTCGGCGGCACCCGGCGCCTTGAGCACGTCGGAGGACGCGAGCGGGGTGACGCTGCACCGGCTGGGGTTGTTCGGAAGCACGGACCTGTCCATGCAGCACACGTTGGACGTGCTGGGACACCTGCACTCCAAGCGGCGCTACGAGCTGGTGTGGGGGCACTACCTGTCACCACCGGGCTTCCTCGCCGTCGTGTTCGCGGCCTCGGTGGGGATTGCGTCCACGGTGAGCGCCCGAGGAAATGACGTGGACCAGCAGATGTTCCCGCCTGGCGACTTCGCGCGGCTGCTGTGGACGCTCCAGCGCGCGGACGTGCTCACCGCGGCCTCCGCGGACCTGGGGCGCAAGATGAGCCTGTTGCTCGGCAGGGACGCACGCGTCGAGGTCATCCCCAACGCCGTCGACGCCCAGGTGTTCTCTCCCGGGCCCGCGGACCCGGCGCTGCGCGAGCGACTGGGCATTGCTCCGGACGAGGTGGTGCTGGGGTTCTCCGGTGAGCTGCGCCACAAGAAGGGCCTGCCGTTCCTGCTGTCCGCGCTCTCCGAGGTGCGGCGGGTGAGGCCCGCGTGTCTGCTCGTCATCGGAGAAGTGCGTCCTCGGGACGCGGAGCACCTGGTCGCCTTTCGCGCCGAGCACCCCGAGGATGGTGCTCGCATCGTCGTCTCCGGCGCGCTCGCGACGACGGAGGACATCGCCGCGCACCTGCGGCTGTGCGACGTGTATCTCCAGCCGTCGCTGTGGGAGGGCATGCCGAACGCGCTGCTGGAGGCGATGGCGTGTGCCCGTCCCGTCATCGCCAGCGACGCGGGCGGCATTCCCGAGGCGGTGGACTCGAAGCACAACGGCTTCCTCGTGCCCAAGGCCCTGCTGAACCACCTGGGGCAGGCGTGCCTGGATGTGCTGTCGATGTCCGACGCTCAGCGCGCCGCGATGGGGGCGGCCGCCCGGGAGCGCATCCTGGAGCGCTTCGTGGCGGACAATGAAGCGGAGGCGCTGCGCCGCGTGCTCACCCGCGCGATTCCGTCTCCTCCAGGCTG